From Pan troglodytes isolate AG18354 chromosome 11, NHGRI_mPanTro3-v2.0_pri, whole genome shotgun sequence, the proteins below share one genomic window:
- the SPATA31F3 gene encoding protein SPATA31F3 isoform X2 produces MLSPAFVLWDVGYPLYTYGSICIIALIIWQVKKSRQKLSLGPNRSCCRCHRRVQQKSGDRTSRARRTSQEEAEKLWKLLFLMKSQGWLPQEGSVRRILCVDPCCQICNVMALEIKQLLADQCPVSDSG; encoded by the exons ATGTTGAGCCCTGCCTTTGTTTTGTGGGATGTTGGATATCCCTTATACACCTATGGATCCATCTGCATTATTGCATTAATTATTTGGCAAGTGAAAAAGAGCCGCCAAAAATTAAGCTTGGGACCTAACAGGAGCTGTTGCCGG TGTCACCGAAGAGTCCAACAAAAGTCTGGAGATAGAACATCAAGAG CTAGGAGAACTTCACAGGAAGAAGCCGAGAAGTTGTGGAAGCTGCTGTTTCTCATGAAAAG CCAGGGCTGGCTTCCTCAGGAAGGAAGTGTGCGGCGAATCCTGTGTGTAGACCCCTGCTGCCAAATCTGCAATGTTATGGCTCTGGAGATTAAGCAATTGCTGGCAG ATCAATGTCCTGTATCTGACTCAGGCTAA
- the SPATA31F3 gene encoding protein SPATA31F3 isoform X1, whose protein sequence is MLSPAFVLWDVGYPLYTYGSICIIALIIWQVKKSRQKLSLGPNRSCCRCHRRVQQKSGDRTSRARRTSQEEAEKLWKLLFLMKSQGWLPQEGSVRRILCVDPCCQICNVMALEIKQLLAGENNQISLTSLGPSQGSSCLEALSTSSVSFKHSQDLGSPKSKELSLASVTPTLSQLMDQKSLTQSAAWSAGADSVQDSWADHFQRGQRSQVPAVSQVMGSLSSNFEKPGIPLSQQERKKNNSKFVLENQDQCPVSDSG, encoded by the exons ATGTTGAGCCCTGCCTTTGTTTTGTGGGATGTTGGATATCCCTTATACACCTATGGATCCATCTGCATTATTGCATTAATTATTTGGCAAGTGAAAAAGAGCCGCCAAAAATTAAGCTTGGGACCTAACAGGAGCTGTTGCCGG TGTCACCGAAGAGTCCAACAAAAGTCTGGAGATAGAACATCAAGAG CTAGGAGAACTTCACAGGAAGAAGCCGAGAAGTTGTGGAAGCTGCTGTTTCTCATGAAAAG CCAGGGCTGGCTTCCTCAGGAAGGAAGTGTGCGGCGAATCCTGTGTGTAGACCCCTGCTGCCAAATCTGCAATGTTATGGCTCTGGAGATTAAGCAATTGCTGGCAGGTGAGAACAACCAGATCTCCCTGACTTCACTGGGGCCATCACAGGGCTCCTCTTGCCTAGAGGCTTTGTCCACGTCTAGTGTGTCTTTTAAGCATAGTCAGGATCTGGGCTCCCCGAAATCCAAAGAGCTTTCACTAGCATCTGTAACTCCAACACTGTCACAATTAATGGATCAGAAATCTTTAACCCAGTCAGCTGCCTGGTCAGCTGGTGCAGACAGCGTCCAAGATTCCTGGGCTGATCACTTTCAGCGAGGACAGAGATCTCAAGTCCCAGCTGTGTCCCAGGTCATGGGATCTCTGTCTTCAAACTTTGAGAAGCCTGGAATTCCTCTGAGCCagcaggagaggaagaaaaacaactCCAAATTTGTCCTGGAGAACCAAG ATCAATGTCCTGTATCTGACTCAGGCTAA